A genomic region of Solanum dulcamara chromosome 2, daSolDulc1.2, whole genome shotgun sequence contains the following coding sequences:
- the LOC129880659 gene encoding voltage-dependent chloride channel 1, chloroplastic-like isoform X3, with protein sequence MSNPRSLFTIQSPTNASFSSHFTLKNPSKSHKQPFPPKLVSYRKLTFRVHCSSQPSRTPQNSNLISTLIKILRVVPDWADKIQEGGMRKKRSLYKHETWVQHRSSLRTEASYSRFEAGKKAWTKVIAGTNDFARQVIACVDKRDDMLKEALLHYIMAFPIALKCHIVYDSDIASDLKNLVEADDLAVILSSKHRPRCIIGFISQSLQSLNLEGAILSQLESKISCFHEGIGICEQLLGIPIPLSYTRLTSRFLVLWHLTLPIILWDDCHWIVVPATFISAASLFCIEEVGVLIEEPFPMLALDELCQRVHDNIQEAMANEKQIQEILNSKRKRRFSEHSPNGWPTS encoded by the exons ATGTCAAATCCGAGAAGCCTCTTCACCATTCAATCTCCAACCAATGCATCTTTTTCTTCCCATTTTACCCTCAAGAATCCTTCAAAATCACACAAACAACCATTCCCTCCCAAATTAGTCAGCTACAGGAAGCTCACTTTTAGAGTCCACTGTTCCTCCCAACCTTCAAGAACCCCACAGAATTCAAATCTAATTTCTACCCTTATCAAGATTCTACGCGTAGTACCGGATTGGGCTGACAAAATTCAAGAAGGGGGTATGAGAAAAAAGAGATCTTTATACAAACATGAAACTTGGGTGCAGCATAGAAGTTCTTTAAG GACAGAAGCATCGTACTCGAGGTTCGAAGCAGGGAAAAAGGCTTGGACTAAAGTGATTGCTGGAACTAATGATTTTGCTAGGCAGGTCATTGCTTGTGTTGATAAGAGGGATGATATGCTCAAAGAGGCACTTTTGCATTATATCATGGCATTTCCAATTGCCTTGAAG TGCCACATAGTATATGACTCGGATATAGCAAGTGATCTCAAAAACTTAGTTGAGGCTGATGATCTAGCAGTAATTCTCAGTTCCAAGCATCGACCTCGTTGCATCATTGGATTCATTTCTCAGAGCCTTCAGTCGTTAAACTTGGAGGGGGCGATACTGAGTCAGCTG GAATCAAAGATTTCTTGTTTCCATGAAGGTATTGGTATATGTGAACAACTCTTGGGCATACCTATTCCCCTTTCATATACTCGGTTGACATCAAGGTTCTTGGTGCTTTGGCATCTAACTCTTCCTATAATACTTTGGGATGATTGCCACTGGATTGTGGTTCCAGCTACTTTCATAAGTGCTGCTTCCTTATTCTGCATTGAAGAG GTTGGTGTCCTTATTGAGGAGCCATTTCCAATGCTTGCACTTGATGAGCTATGTCAACGTGTTCACGACAACATCCAAGAAGCAATGGCAAACGAAAAGCAGATTCAAGAAATATTAAACAGCAAAAGAAAGAGACGTTTTAGTGAACACTCTCCAAATGGTTGGCCAACCTCATAG
- the LOC129880659 gene encoding voltage-dependent chloride channel 1, chloroplastic-like isoform X2, with translation MSNPRSLFTIQSPTNASFSSHFTLKNPSKSHKQPFPPKLVSYRKLTFRVHCSSQPSRTPQNSNLISTLIKILRVVPDWADKIQEGGMRKKRSLYKHETWVQHRSSLSPQPYQLTAPALALLLVFRTEASYSRFEAGKKAWTKVIAGTNDFARQVIACVDKRDDMLKEALLHYIMAFPIALKCHIVYDSDIASDLKNLVEADDLAVILSSKHRPRCIIGFISQSLQSLNLEGAILSQLESKISCFHEGIGICEQLLGIPIPLSYTRLTSRFLVLWHLTLPIILWDDCHWIVVPATFISAASLFCIEEVGVLIEEPFPMLALDELCQRVHDNIQEAMANEKQIQEILNSKRKRRFSEHSPNGWPTS, from the exons ATGTCAAATCCGAGAAGCCTCTTCACCATTCAATCTCCAACCAATGCATCTTTTTCTTCCCATTTTACCCTCAAGAATCCTTCAAAATCACACAAACAACCATTCCCTCCCAAATTAGTCAGCTACAGGAAGCTCACTTTTAGAGTCCACTGTTCCTCCCAACCTTCAAGAACCCCACAGAATTCAAATCTAATTTCTACCCTTATCAAGATTCTACGCGTAGTACCGGATTGGGCTGACAAAATTCAAGAAGGGGGTATGAGAAAAAAGAGATCTTTATACAAACATGAAACTTGGGTGCAGCATAGAAGTTCTTTAAG TCCACAGCCATATCAGTTAACAGCTCCAGCTCTGGCACTTCTATTGGTGTTTAGGACAGAAGCATCGTACTCGAGGTTCGAAGCAGGGAAAAAGGCTTGGACTAAAGTGATTGCTGGAACTAATGATTTTGCTAGGCAGGTCATTGCTTGTGTTGATAAGAGGGATGATATGCTCAAAGAGGCACTTTTGCATTATATCATGGCATTTCCAATTGCCTTGAAG TGCCACATAGTATATGACTCGGATATAGCAAGTGATCTCAAAAACTTAGTTGAGGCTGATGATCTAGCAGTAATTCTCAGTTCCAAGCATCGACCTCGTTGCATCATTGGATTCATTTCTCAGAGCCTTCAGTCGTTAAACTTGGAGGGGGCGATACTGAGTCAGCTG GAATCAAAGATTTCTTGTTTCCATGAAGGTATTGGTATATGTGAACAACTCTTGGGCATACCTATTCCCCTTTCATATACTCGGTTGACATCAAGGTTCTTGGTGCTTTGGCATCTAACTCTTCCTATAATACTTTGGGATGATTGCCACTGGATTGTGGTTCCAGCTACTTTCATAAGTGCTGCTTCCTTATTCTGCATTGAAGAG GTTGGTGTCCTTATTGAGGAGCCATTTCCAATGCTTGCACTTGATGAGCTATGTCAACGTGTTCACGACAACATCCAAGAAGCAATGGCAAACGAAAAGCAGATTCAAGAAATATTAAACAGCAAAAGAAAGAGACGTTTTAGTGAACACTCTCCAAATGGTTGGCCAACCTCATAG
- the LOC129880659 gene encoding voltage-dependent chloride channel 1, chloroplastic-like isoform X1 produces the protein MSNPRSLFTIQSPTNASFSSHFTLKNPSKSHKQPFPPKLVSYRKLTFRVHCSSQPSRTPQNSNLISTLIKILRVVPDWADKIQEGGMRKKRSLYKHETWVQHRSSLRHVRHLFSSFNSRVVLSLIPPVIVFTSFAFVIATYNSAVSLHWLPEFFPILRASPQPYQLTAPALALLLVFRTEASYSRFEAGKKAWTKVIAGTNDFARQVIACVDKRDDMLKEALLHYIMAFPIALKCHIVYDSDIASDLKNLVEADDLAVILSSKHRPRCIIGFISQSLQSLNLEGAILSQLESKISCFHEGIGICEQLLGIPIPLSYTRLTSRFLVLWHLTLPIILWDDCHWIVVPATFISAASLFCIEEVGVLIEEPFPMLALDELCQRVHDNIQEAMANEKQIQEILNSKRKRRFSEHSPNGWPTS, from the exons ATGTCAAATCCGAGAAGCCTCTTCACCATTCAATCTCCAACCAATGCATCTTTTTCTTCCCATTTTACCCTCAAGAATCCTTCAAAATCACACAAACAACCATTCCCTCCCAAATTAGTCAGCTACAGGAAGCTCACTTTTAGAGTCCACTGTTCCTCCCAACCTTCAAGAACCCCACAGAATTCAAATCTAATTTCTACCCTTATCAAGATTCTACGCGTAGTACCGGATTGGGCTGACAAAATTCAAGAAGGGGGTATGAGAAAAAAGAGATCTTTATACAAACATGAAACTTGGGTGCAGCATAGAAGTTCTTTAAGGCATGTTAGACACTTGTTTTCGAGCTTCAATTCGCGGGTTGTTTTGTCTTTGATTCCTCCTGTTATAGTTTTTACTTCATTTGCTTTTGTGATTGCTACTTATAATTCAGCAGTTTCATTGCATTGGTTGCCTGAGTTTTTCCCTATCTTGAGAGCCAGTCCACAGCCATATCAGTTAACAGCTCCAGCTCTGGCACTTCTATTGGTGTTTAGGACAGAAGCATCGTACTCGAGGTTCGAAGCAGGGAAAAAGGCTTGGACTAAAGTGATTGCTGGAACTAATGATTTTGCTAGGCAGGTCATTGCTTGTGTTGATAAGAGGGATGATATGCTCAAAGAGGCACTTTTGCATTATATCATGGCATTTCCAATTGCCTTGAAG TGCCACATAGTATATGACTCGGATATAGCAAGTGATCTCAAAAACTTAGTTGAGGCTGATGATCTAGCAGTAATTCTCAGTTCCAAGCATCGACCTCGTTGCATCATTGGATTCATTTCTCAGAGCCTTCAGTCGTTAAACTTGGAGGGGGCGATACTGAGTCAGCTG GAATCAAAGATTTCTTGTTTCCATGAAGGTATTGGTATATGTGAACAACTCTTGGGCATACCTATTCCCCTTTCATATACTCGGTTGACATCAAGGTTCTTGGTGCTTTGGCATCTAACTCTTCCTATAATACTTTGGGATGATTGCCACTGGATTGTGGTTCCAGCTACTTTCATAAGTGCTGCTTCCTTATTCTGCATTGAAGAG GTTGGTGTCCTTATTGAGGAGCCATTTCCAATGCTTGCACTTGATGAGCTATGTCAACGTGTTCACGACAACATCCAAGAAGCAATGGCAAACGAAAAGCAGATTCAAGAAATATTAAACAGCAAAAGAAAGAGACGTTTTAGTGAACACTCTCCAAATGGTTGGCCAACCTCATAG